A single window of Channa argus isolate prfri chromosome 10, Channa argus male v1.0, whole genome shotgun sequence DNA harbors:
- the matr3l1.2 gene encoding matrin 3-like 1.2 isoform X2 produces MSQKSQSDGSQKHFTVGRGLLAAAETLNFNMNEQRSSRQMGASGVGVGGGVEGQDNSSQMPRHGGGSNLGSTMKLFASLGLSPSDLDALAEIPEEDISVETLPLILMQLKSRKGDTGEQRGASSDAAYRGGKDNWDEVHRGRIGSPSMAQGSARAQPSTDYGYSSLHDVSSSRGYSLNYSGGGSRERPYSELSHYGSYSGLSMGQSSSDPVFMQRRMGSPSNGKVQDFLGVMPPMFPHVCSLCDFDVHSTMEWNQHTNGLRHAENRRLLLDMYPEWDPGMASGRSGGLLETPNLSAGLLGPAPLPSAQTGGMSSSWGGGSGLSGNNQPGQNKLRSRVVVVKYDRKPLSNKTLFAFTEPFGILREHLVLKNKAFLEMSSHEEALDVVNYYEQHPASLYGKPITFYLSKRLMVIEKDERSSDRMMDRPVRDVKAQGSQVVFFSNLPREDEDKKELLTIAGRFGVVEKYLFLTHQAFVQLGTPEDAEMLVKYYSANPLSIKGRYIRFNICTKYKTLNVNRRQGGSGGECRSQRTSAASVSSSNSGTRTTSNSRTSLPNSSSSSRSREEKNKDEERELKPEEKPAAEEEEEVSGVMEGEDEGEDQGEEQVGDADADGEDAERAESVKETGEESEDVPQDDEEKAPDGDVVTDTSGQVGVVEGEAKQGVEPEEQTGLTETEALTVENENLDELNTEPRENSVITEGDLSADMSEQSFLENMEDFVTLDELAEDEDEEEHGSIDNTRKGGMRVVNIVGFRRGYNFLNELLGLAKPFGKVVRHLVLDLRPEAYLQFATEEEARAMAKFYNSNVMASVCGRPVRVSHSMSYPTIQCGSSRVVYIGQIPSSKYSDEAVLTLAEPYGKIRKYFLNRIKRECFIEMEKAEDAEKMAESCKANPPKFNGKRLTVYVSRKYRQLKHGHRFPSALKREKSSTPTTEPPAKKSKEEKQTTEKREGEEEKLREAEEKQREEEEEEKQNSDVSSEDKREKTSAEKIPEVAEQNQMSSHNEVKQEEEEMEISTNRDEQTETLTAAENKPSTASLPLPPYDPDTPIGVEHVKMGYYCRVCFLFYSNEDTAKKTHCSSKMHYEKLQKYLEKEQTKAEKKKTKDNSVTTI; encoded by the exons ATGTCTCAGAAATCACAGTCAGACGGCAGTCAGAAACACTTCACTGTGGGTCGGGGGCTCCTGGCTGCCGCAGAGACCTTGAACTTCAACATGAATGAACAGCGATCCAGTCGTCAGATGGGGGCCTCAGGTGTGGGGGTGGGTGGCGGTGTGGAGGGTCAGGACAACAGCTCCCAGATGCCCCGGCATGGTGGGGGCAGCAATCTTGGCAGCACCATGAAGCTTTTTGCCAGTTTGGGGCTGTCGCCCTCAGACCTGGATGCTCTGGCTGAAATTCCTGAGGAGGACATCAGCGTGGAGACGCTGCCTCTCATCCTCATGCAGCTCAAGAGCCGGAAAGGGGACACAGGAGAACAGCGGGGAGCTTCTTCTGATGCTGCATATAGAGGAGGAAAGGATAATTGGGATGAGGTGCACAGGGGGAGGATTGGGAGTCCTTCAATGGCTCAGGGTTCAGCCCGAGCCCAGCCCTCTACAGACTACGGGTACAGTTCCCTGCACGATGTCTCCTCCAGCCGGGGCTACAGCTTAAATTACAGTGGTGGTGGGAGCAGAGAGCGGCCATATTCTGAGCTTTCCCATTATGGTTCCTACAGTGGGCTCAGTATGGGGCAATCATCGTCCGACCCTGTTTTTATGCAGAGGAGGATGGGCTCCCCATCAAATGGAAAAGTCCAAGACTTCTTGGGAGTCATGCCCCCCATGTTTCCCCATGTGTGCTCTCTTTGTGACTTTGATGTTCATTCCACCATG GAGTGGAACCAACACACTAATGGACTTCGACATGCTGAAAACAGACGTCTCCTCCTTGACAT GTATCCAGAGTGGGACCCTGGTATGGCCTCAGGCAGAAG TGGGGGTCTTTTGGAGACCCCCAATCTGTCTGCAGGACTGCTGGGACCAGCCCCCTTACCTTCAGCGCAAACAGGAGGGATGTCCTCCAGCTGGG gtGGAGGTTCAGGTCTGTCCGGAAACAATCAGCCAGGACAGAACAAG ctaAGAAGCAGAGTTGTAGTAGTCAAGTATGACAGGAAGCCTCTAAGCAACAAGACTCTGTTCGCCTTCACCGAGCCGTTTGGCATCCTGAGAGAGCACCTGGTCCTCAAGAACAAG GCTTTCTTAGAGATGAGCAGTCATGAGGAAGCTCTGGATGTGGTGAATTATTACGAGCAGCACCCAGCTTCTCTATATGGCAAACCCATAACCTTTTACCTGTCCAAGAGGCTGATGGTCATTGAG AAGGATGAGCGGTCATCTGACAGGATGATGGACAGACCTGTCAGGGATGTCAAAGCTCAAGGCAGTCAGGTGGTATTCTTTTCCAATCTGCCCAGAGAGGACGAGGACAAGAAGGAGCTGTTGACTATTGCTGGACGCTTTGGCGTTGTGGAGAAATACCTCTTCTTAACTCACCAG GCATTTGTCCAGCTAGGAACCCCAGAGGATGCAGAGATGCTGGTTAAGTATTACAGCGCAAATCCACTCTCCATTAAAGGAAGATACATCCGCTTTAACATCTGCACCAAGTATAAGACCCTCAA TGTGAACCGAAGACAGGGTGGATCTGGTGGAGAATGTCGAAGTCAGAGGACCAGCGCAGCAAGCGTCTCCTCCTCCAACTCTGGAACCAGGACCACCTCCAACTCACGGACATCCTTGCCCAATTCTTCATCCAGCTCTAGGAGTAGAGAGGAGAAGAATAAGGATGAGGAAAGGGAGCTAAAGCCTGAGGAGaaacctgcagcagaggaggaggaagaggtgtCCGGAGTGATGGAGGGGGAGGATGAAGGGGAAGATCAGGGGGAAGAGCAGGTAGGTGATGCAGACGCAGACGGGGAGGATGCAGAGAGAGCAGAGTCTGTGAAAGAAACAGGAGAGGAGTCTGAAGATGTCCCACAGGACGATGAGGAGAAA GCTCCTGATGGTGATGTTGTCACTGACACCTCCGGTCAGGTGGGTGTAGTTGAAGGTGAAGCCAAGCAGGGAGTGGAGCCTGAGGAACAAACCGGACTAACAGAAACTGAAGCTTTGACAGTGGAAAACGAGAACCTAGATGAACTGAATACAGAACCAAGAGAGAATTCAGTGATAACAGAGGGAGATCTGTCTGCAGACATG tctGAGCAGAGCTTTCTGGAAAACATGGAGGACTTTGTGACATTGGATGAACTGGCAGAGGACGAGGATGAAGAAGAGCATGGCTCCATTG aCAACACGAGGAAAGGG gGTATGAGGGTGGTCAACATTGTTGGTTTCAGGCGAGGATACAACTTTCTCAATGAGCTGCTGGGACTCGCCAAACCGTTTGGGAAAGTGGTCCGACATCTGGTGCTAGACCTGAGACCTGAG GCCTACCTTCAGTTTGCAACGGAAGAAGAAGCCCGAGCGATGGCCAAGTTTTACAACAGTAATGTGATGGCGTCTGTGTGTGGTCGACCGGTCAGGGTCAGTCACTCGATGTCCTATCCCACCATCCAG tgCGGCTCCAGCAGGGTGGTGTACATCGGTCAGATTCCCAGCAGTAAATACTCAGACGAAGCTGTCCTGACACTTGCAGAGCCATATGGGAAAATCCGGAAGTATTTTCTCAACAGGATCAAGAGAGAG TGTTTCATCGAGATGGAAAAAGCTGAGGACGCAGAGAAAATGGCTGAAAGTTGTAAAGCAAATCCACCAAAGTTTAACGGGAAACGTCTGACAGTCTATGTCAGCAGGAAGTACAGACAGCTGAAACATGG ACATCGATTTCCAAGTGCactaaagagagagaagagcagcACTCCAACTACAGAACCCCCAGCCAAGAAATCCAAAGAGGAGAAGCAGACAACAGAAAAgcgagagggagaagaggagaaattgagggaggcagaggaaaagcagcgggaggaagaggaagaggagaagcagAACTCTGATGTGAGCAGTGaagacaagagagaaaaaaccTCAGCAGAGAAGATTCCTGAAGTTGCTGAGCAAAACCAGATGAGCAGTCACAAT GAGgtgaagcaggaggaggaagagatggaGATATCGACCAATCGGGACGAACAGACTGAAACTCTGactgctgctgaaaacaaaccCAGTACAGCATCTCTCCCACTGCCTCCCTACGACCCCGACACCCCCATCG GTGTTGAGCATGTGAAGATGGGTTACTACTGCCGcgtctgtttcctgttttattcaAACGAAGACACGGCCAAGAAAACTCACTGCAGCAGCAAGATGCACTATGAGAAGCTGCAG AAATATCTGGAGAAGGAACAGACcaaagcagagaagaagaaaacgaAAGACAACAGCGTAACAAcaatttaa
- the LOC137134664 gene encoding polyadenylate-binding protein-interacting protein 2-like: MKDPSLCNLAPNMTINEEVILSSLSEENPFAEYMWMENEEEFNRQVEEELWEEEFIEHCFQEMLEEEQWEWFIPSRDLPLQTVSQLQEQISQLVLEADRDFEIVMNSSLNPNAKEFTPGIQKHIM; encoded by the exons ATGAAAGACCCGAGTCTCTGCAACCTCGCGCCGAATATGACAATCAACGAGGAGGTGATCTTAAGTAGTCTCTCTGAGGAGAACCCGTTCGCCGAGTACATGTGGATGGAGAACGAGGAGGAGTTCAACCGACAG gtggaggaggagctATGGGAGGAGGAGTTTATTGAACACTGTTTCCAGGAGATGTTGGAAGAGGAGCAGTGGGAGTGGTTCATCCCATCCAGAGACCTCCCCCTTCAGACGGTCAGTCAGCTGCAGGAGCAGATCAGTCAGCTAGTTCTGGAAGCTGACAGAGACTTTGAAATCGTG atgAACAGCAGTCTGAATCCCAATGCCAAGGAGTTCACCCCAGGTATCCAGAAACACATCATGTGA
- the matr3l1.2 gene encoding matrin 3-like 1.2 isoform X1, with protein MSQKSQSDGSQKHFTVGRGLLAAAETLNFNMNEQRSSRQMGASGVGVGGGVEGQDNSSQMPRHGGGSNLGSTMKLFASLGLSPSDLDALAEIPEEDISVETLPLILMQLKSRKGDTGEQRGASSDAAYRGGKDNWDEVHRGRIGSPSMAQGSARAQPSTDYGYSSLHDVSSSRGYSLNYSGGGSRERPYSELSHYGSYSGLSMGQSSSDPVFMQRRMGSPSNGKVQDFLGVMPPMFPHVCSLCDFDVHSTMEWNQHTNGLRHAENRRLLLDMYPEWDPGMASGRSGGLLETPNLSAGLLGPAPLPSAQTGGMSSSWGGGSGLSGNNQPGQNKLRSRVVVVKYDRKPLSNKTLFAFTEPFGILREHLVLKNKAFLEMSSHEEALDVVNYYEQHPASLYGKPITFYLSKRLMVIEKDERSSDRMMDRPVRDVKAQGSQVVFFSNLPREDEDKKELLTIAGRFGVVEKYLFLTHQAFVQLGTPEDAEMLVKYYSANPLSIKGRYIRFNICTKYKTLNVNRRQGGSGGECRSQRTSAASVSSSNSGTRTTSNSRTSLPNSSSSSRSREEKNKDEERELKPEEKPAAEEEEEVSGVMEGEDEGEDQGEEQVGDADADGEDAERAESVKETGEESEDVPQDDEEKAPDGDVVTDTSGQVGVVEGEAKQGVEPEEQTGLTETEALTVENENLDELNTEPRENSVITEGDLSADMSEQSFLENMEDFVTLDELAEDEDEEEHGSIDNTRKGGMRVVNIVGFRRGYNFLNELLGLAKPFGKVVRHLVLDLRPEAYLQFATEEEARAMAKFYNSNVMASVCGRPVRVSHSMSYPTIQCGSSRVVYIGQIPSSKYSDEAVLTLAEPYGKIRKYFLNRIKRECFIEMEKAEDAEKMAESCKANPPKFNGKRLTVYVSRKYRQLKHGHRFPSALKREKSSTPTTEPPAKKSKEEKQTTEKREGEEEKLREAEEKQREEEEEEKQNSDVSSEDKREKTSAEKIPEVAEQNQMSSHNLQEVKQEEEEMEISTNRDEQTETLTAAENKPSTASLPLPPYDPDTPIGVEHVKMGYYCRVCFLFYSNEDTAKKTHCSSKMHYEKLQKYLEKEQTKAEKKKTKDNSVTTI; from the exons ATGTCTCAGAAATCACAGTCAGACGGCAGTCAGAAACACTTCACTGTGGGTCGGGGGCTCCTGGCTGCCGCAGAGACCTTGAACTTCAACATGAATGAACAGCGATCCAGTCGTCAGATGGGGGCCTCAGGTGTGGGGGTGGGTGGCGGTGTGGAGGGTCAGGACAACAGCTCCCAGATGCCCCGGCATGGTGGGGGCAGCAATCTTGGCAGCACCATGAAGCTTTTTGCCAGTTTGGGGCTGTCGCCCTCAGACCTGGATGCTCTGGCTGAAATTCCTGAGGAGGACATCAGCGTGGAGACGCTGCCTCTCATCCTCATGCAGCTCAAGAGCCGGAAAGGGGACACAGGAGAACAGCGGGGAGCTTCTTCTGATGCTGCATATAGAGGAGGAAAGGATAATTGGGATGAGGTGCACAGGGGGAGGATTGGGAGTCCTTCAATGGCTCAGGGTTCAGCCCGAGCCCAGCCCTCTACAGACTACGGGTACAGTTCCCTGCACGATGTCTCCTCCAGCCGGGGCTACAGCTTAAATTACAGTGGTGGTGGGAGCAGAGAGCGGCCATATTCTGAGCTTTCCCATTATGGTTCCTACAGTGGGCTCAGTATGGGGCAATCATCGTCCGACCCTGTTTTTATGCAGAGGAGGATGGGCTCCCCATCAAATGGAAAAGTCCAAGACTTCTTGGGAGTCATGCCCCCCATGTTTCCCCATGTGTGCTCTCTTTGTGACTTTGATGTTCATTCCACCATG GAGTGGAACCAACACACTAATGGACTTCGACATGCTGAAAACAGACGTCTCCTCCTTGACAT GTATCCAGAGTGGGACCCTGGTATGGCCTCAGGCAGAAG TGGGGGTCTTTTGGAGACCCCCAATCTGTCTGCAGGACTGCTGGGACCAGCCCCCTTACCTTCAGCGCAAACAGGAGGGATGTCCTCCAGCTGGG gtGGAGGTTCAGGTCTGTCCGGAAACAATCAGCCAGGACAGAACAAG ctaAGAAGCAGAGTTGTAGTAGTCAAGTATGACAGGAAGCCTCTAAGCAACAAGACTCTGTTCGCCTTCACCGAGCCGTTTGGCATCCTGAGAGAGCACCTGGTCCTCAAGAACAAG GCTTTCTTAGAGATGAGCAGTCATGAGGAAGCTCTGGATGTGGTGAATTATTACGAGCAGCACCCAGCTTCTCTATATGGCAAACCCATAACCTTTTACCTGTCCAAGAGGCTGATGGTCATTGAG AAGGATGAGCGGTCATCTGACAGGATGATGGACAGACCTGTCAGGGATGTCAAAGCTCAAGGCAGTCAGGTGGTATTCTTTTCCAATCTGCCCAGAGAGGACGAGGACAAGAAGGAGCTGTTGACTATTGCTGGACGCTTTGGCGTTGTGGAGAAATACCTCTTCTTAACTCACCAG GCATTTGTCCAGCTAGGAACCCCAGAGGATGCAGAGATGCTGGTTAAGTATTACAGCGCAAATCCACTCTCCATTAAAGGAAGATACATCCGCTTTAACATCTGCACCAAGTATAAGACCCTCAA TGTGAACCGAAGACAGGGTGGATCTGGTGGAGAATGTCGAAGTCAGAGGACCAGCGCAGCAAGCGTCTCCTCCTCCAACTCTGGAACCAGGACCACCTCCAACTCACGGACATCCTTGCCCAATTCTTCATCCAGCTCTAGGAGTAGAGAGGAGAAGAATAAGGATGAGGAAAGGGAGCTAAAGCCTGAGGAGaaacctgcagcagaggaggaggaagaggtgtCCGGAGTGATGGAGGGGGAGGATGAAGGGGAAGATCAGGGGGAAGAGCAGGTAGGTGATGCAGACGCAGACGGGGAGGATGCAGAGAGAGCAGAGTCTGTGAAAGAAACAGGAGAGGAGTCTGAAGATGTCCCACAGGACGATGAGGAGAAA GCTCCTGATGGTGATGTTGTCACTGACACCTCCGGTCAGGTGGGTGTAGTTGAAGGTGAAGCCAAGCAGGGAGTGGAGCCTGAGGAACAAACCGGACTAACAGAAACTGAAGCTTTGACAGTGGAAAACGAGAACCTAGATGAACTGAATACAGAACCAAGAGAGAATTCAGTGATAACAGAGGGAGATCTGTCTGCAGACATG tctGAGCAGAGCTTTCTGGAAAACATGGAGGACTTTGTGACATTGGATGAACTGGCAGAGGACGAGGATGAAGAAGAGCATGGCTCCATTG aCAACACGAGGAAAGGG gGTATGAGGGTGGTCAACATTGTTGGTTTCAGGCGAGGATACAACTTTCTCAATGAGCTGCTGGGACTCGCCAAACCGTTTGGGAAAGTGGTCCGACATCTGGTGCTAGACCTGAGACCTGAG GCCTACCTTCAGTTTGCAACGGAAGAAGAAGCCCGAGCGATGGCCAAGTTTTACAACAGTAATGTGATGGCGTCTGTGTGTGGTCGACCGGTCAGGGTCAGTCACTCGATGTCCTATCCCACCATCCAG tgCGGCTCCAGCAGGGTGGTGTACATCGGTCAGATTCCCAGCAGTAAATACTCAGACGAAGCTGTCCTGACACTTGCAGAGCCATATGGGAAAATCCGGAAGTATTTTCTCAACAGGATCAAGAGAGAG TGTTTCATCGAGATGGAAAAAGCTGAGGACGCAGAGAAAATGGCTGAAAGTTGTAAAGCAAATCCACCAAAGTTTAACGGGAAACGTCTGACAGTCTATGTCAGCAGGAAGTACAGACAGCTGAAACATGG ACATCGATTTCCAAGTGCactaaagagagagaagagcagcACTCCAACTACAGAACCCCCAGCCAAGAAATCCAAAGAGGAGAAGCAGACAACAGAAAAgcgagagggagaagaggagaaattgagggaggcagaggaaaagcagcgggaggaagaggaagaggagaagcagAACTCTGATGTGAGCAGTGaagacaagagagaaaaaaccTCAGCAGAGAAGATTCCTGAAGTTGCTGAGCAAAACCAGATGAGCAGTCACAAT TTGCAGGAGgtgaagcaggaggaggaagagatggaGATATCGACCAATCGGGACGAACAGACTGAAACTCTGactgctgctgaaaacaaaccCAGTACAGCATCTCTCCCACTGCCTCCCTACGACCCCGACACCCCCATCG GTGTTGAGCATGTGAAGATGGGTTACTACTGCCGcgtctgtttcctgttttattcaAACGAAGACACGGCCAAGAAAACTCACTGCAGCAGCAAGATGCACTATGAGAAGCTGCAG AAATATCTGGAGAAGGAACAGACcaaagcagagaagaagaaaacgaAAGACAACAGCGTAACAAcaatttaa